The sequence GGCTGGCTCAAAGCGCTCCCGATGCTTCACCTTGTCCGGGCGGAGAAGATTGACTTCATGAAGCTGGCCAAGCCGGCCTTTATAACCTCCTGGATCGTAATCGCGATTGGGATTGTCTACACCATCCGGCGCGGCGAAGCCTCGTTCGGCGTGGAATTCCGCGGCGGCGATACTGTCCTGTTCGCTTTCGAGCAGAAGCCGGGAGAAGCCGACGTGCGAACCGCCCTCACTAAAGTCGGCGTCAAGGACCCGCGCATTCAATTTCAGAAGGATGTGGCCAGCCGGCGCGAGACCTTGCGCGTGGATTCCGCCCCCGGGACCGCGGAGAAGGTAAAAGCTGCGCTGGCGGAAATGACCTCCGCCAAGTTCCATTTGCTCGGCCAGGACCGCATCGGCGCCACCATCGGAAAGGAGATCCAGAAGTCGGCCGCCATCGCGTTGTTGCTCTCCCTGTTTGGCATTCTGATTTACGTGGCGTTTCGCTATGAGTTCTCGTTTGCCGTCGGCTCCGTCGTGGCTTTGATCCATGACGCGCTCATTACGCTAGGGATCTACTGCATATCCGGCCGGGAATTCAACTCCGCCACCGTGGCCGCCATCCTTACCATCATTGGCTTCTCCATCAACGACACAATTGTCATCTTCGACCGCATACGGGAAGACCTGAAACTGGGCATCCGCGGCTCCTTCCGCGAGGTGGTGAACAAGGCGCTCAATCAGACCTTGAGCCGCACGATCATCACCTCCGGCACCGTCTTCCTCTCGACCCTGTCGCTTTATATCTTCGGCGGCGGCGCCATTAACGACTTCGCTTTTACGTTCCTGATTGGTATTCTCGTCGGCACCTACTCCAGCATATATATCGCCAGCGCCATCGTGCTTTGGTGGCACAAAGGCCAGCGGCCGCACATCGGGGCGGGGGCGCAACCGACGGTTGTCGAAGGCGTGCCGGCTCCCGCGCGAAAGTAGCCGCAGTTACGGGCCATGCTTGCCCTGGTTGAGATTACCTACTGGCACTGGGCGGGCTTCATTGCCTGCGTGCTGGTTTTCCTGGCCCTCGACCTTGGTCTGTTTCATCGCCGGGCCCACGTGGTCAAGTTCCGGGAAGCGCTCGCCTGGACCGCCGTTTGGTTCTCGGTGGCAATGCTATTTGCGGCCGGCCTGCACCCGCTGCGCGGCCCGAAGGAGTCCCTGGAATTCCTTACCGGCTATCTTATTGAGTTATCCCTTTCGATGGACAATGTCTTTGTGATTGCCCTCATCTTTGCGTATTTCCAGATCCCCGGCCAATACCAGCATCGGGTGTTATTCTGGGGCATCGTGGGCGCGCTGATCATGCGCGGGCTGATGATCGGGGCAGGCGCGGTGCTCATCTCGTGGTTGCATTGGATTCTATACGTGCTTGGCGCCTTCGTCCTTTTCACCGGCGTCAAGATGCTCTTCGTCAAGACCGAGGTCCACCCGGAGAAGAACCGGGTCGTCAAGTGGGTACGAAAGGTCTACCCGGTCACCACCCAATTGGACGGGCAGAAATTCGTAACCATCTGGAAGGGGCGCAAGGCGCTCACCCCCCTGGCCCTCGTGCTGGTAATGGTTGAAACGACGGATCTCATTTTCGCACTGGATTCCATCCCCGCCATCTTTGCGGTGACCACCAAGCCCTTCATTGTCTTCACCTCCAATGTGTTTGCGATTCTGGGTTTGCGTTCGCTGTATTTCGTGCTGGCGGGTGCCCTCGACTACTTCCGCTATTTGAAAGTTGGCCTGTCACTGGTGCTTGTGTTTATCGGTATCAAGATGCTGCTCGACCCGCACGGAGGCCACGAGCGCTGGTTTCAAGTAGAAATCCCCATTACCGTTTCACTGCTGGTGGTCGGTGGGATCATTTTGATTTCCATCATCCTCTCGCTCACCGTCGGTCGTCAGAAGAAGAGCAAAGCCTGACCATGAAGTTCCGCTGGTCACTGGCGTCTCCCCAGCCTCGCCTGGCAGCGCAGTTGGCGGACGCGCTGCGGATTCCCCCACTCCTCGCCCAATGCCTGCTCAACCGCGGCTTGACCGAGCCAAATGCCGGCGCCGCCTTCCTCCAGCCTCGCCTCAGGCAACTGGCTGATCCATTCCTGCTTCCCCAGATGGGCGCAGCCGTAGAGCGGCTACTTCAGGCCCGCCTCCGCAACGAGCCGCTAGTCATCTTCGGTGATTACGATGTGGACGGTGTCACTTCCACCGCCCTGCTCATGGAGGTGCTCGGCGCACTCGGCTGCCAAGTCCGCTATTACCTGCCCCATCGCATGGAGGAAGGCTACGGTTTGAGCCAGGAAGCCGTGGACAAGTGCCTGGCGCAATCCCCCACCTCGCTATTGCTGGCTGTGGATTGCGGGTCAACCGCCTCCTCTGTCATCGCCGCACTTCGCCAGCGGGGCGTGGATGTCATCGTCCTCGACCATCACCAGGTGGGCTCCCCTACCCCTGCCGCCGTTGCCTTGGTCAATCCCCAACTCGCGCTACCCTCTCCCTCAGCTGACACTCGGCAGACCCCACCAATCAACCCATGCGGTTCAATTGAGACATGCGGCTCTTTTACCGAGTTGTGCTCGGTGGGACTCGCCTTCAAGCTCGCCCACGCCCTGCTCAAACGCGCCCGCGAAACCGGCTTGCCTGGCGCGTCAGCTTTGGACCTGCGCCCCCTCCTTGACCTGGTCGCCTTGGGAACCATCGCGGACGTTGTTCCGCTGACCGGCGAAAATCGCATCCTGGCATCCGTTGGCCTCGAACGCCTGAACACCACCCAACGCCCCGGTCTGGCGGCCCTGAAAAAAGTCGCTCAATCCCCTGCCCGGCTCGGCACTTACGAAGTTGGCTTCCAGCTCGCCCCCCGCCTCAATGCCGCTGGCCGACTGGAAACCGCCGAGGAGGCGCTGCGCCTGCTTCTGGCGCGCGATCTGGCCGAGGCCTTGCCTATCGCGCAATCTCTTGATACCTGCAACCACGACCGCCAGAAGATCGAGCGGGGCATCGCCGACCAGGTGATTGCCGCTGTGCGCACCCGGTTCAACCCCCAGACCGATTTTGCCATTGTCGAGGGCGATCCGTCGTGGCACATCGGCGTGGTGGGCATTGTTGCCGCCCGCGTCCTCCAGCAGTTTTACCGTCCGACCATCATCCTCGGCGGTGATGGCACGGATTTGCGCGGCTCGGGACGCAGCATCCCCGGGTTTGACCTGGCCGCCGCCCTGCGCGAGTGCGCCGGCCTGCTTCACCGGCAAGGCGGCCACGCGATGGCGGCTGGGCTAAGCCTCCCGTTCGCCAACCTCGACACCTTCCGCGCCCGCTTTAACCAAATCGCCCGCCGCACCCTCAAGCCCGAAGAACTTCAGCCGCCCCTGCGCCTGGATGCTGAGATTGCGTTCGCGGAACTGGATTTGGAGTGCCTTGCGGCCATCGACCGGTTGCGCCCCATTGGCCAGGGCAATCCACCCGTGCAGCTCTTGGCACGCGGCCTTAACCAGCAACGCCCTCCGCAACGAATGGGCGCCGAGAAGCAGCACCTCAAGCTCTGGATGACCGATGGCCACACCACCCATGAAGCTGTCTGGTGGGGTGCTGCAAACGAACCGCTGCCAGCCGCCCCCTTTGACCTGGCCTTTGCGCCGCAGATTAACGATTACAATGGCCGCCGCACGATCCAATTAAAAGTCCTCGATTGGCGTCCGGCCCAGTAAACCAATCCCGGCACTACGCGACCCGAAGGCTGCTTGTGGGCATGAATCCGAGTCAGCGCCGGTTTATCTGTTGGACTTCACCAGCGAACGAAGGGTGGCGAGATTGCGGACATCCTCGTGCAAATCATCGGACTTCGGCGTTTCCAGGCACCCCGGGTGGAGCCGAAACCGGGCATCGTTGACAATGTGCCGGAAGGCTGCTTTTCCAATCCTCCCCTGCCCGATGTGCTCATGGCGATCCACTCGCGAGCTCAGCTCGGTCTTGGAGTCGTTTAAGTGGAAGGCGAGGATCTGCCGCATCCCGATCAGCGAGCCAACTTCACGGATCGCTGCATTCCAACCCTTGGGTGTGCGAATATCGTAGCCAGCCGCAAAGAAATGGGCGGTGTCAAGGCACACACCCAGCCGTTCGGGCTTCCTGACTCGATCGAAGATCGCCGCCAGGTGCTCCACACGATTTCCCAGGCACGTCCCCTGCCCCGCTGTGTTCTCCAATGCTATGCGCACGGATGACTTCTTGGTCGCGACGAACACCTCGTCCAGTCCCGCCGCAATCTGTTTAATGCCCGCCGCCTCGCCCGCGCCCAGGTGCGCACCGGGATGCAACACCAAAAATGGGAGCCGGAGATCGGTCGCAAATTCAATTTCCTGAATGAGCGACTGGATGGAGCGGTCGCGGTTCTGCGACGCCGGCGCGCCGAGGTTAATGAGGTAACCGGCATGGCCAAAGACACAAGCGAGGTGGCTCGCAGTCAACTCCTTCGCATACGAGGAGAGATCGTTTCGCGCAAACGGTTTGCCGAACCATTGCATGTTGTTCTTGACGAACACCTGGCACACATGACCGCCGATTGTTCTGCATCGCTGCAAAGCTTTCCAAATCCCACCAGCCGTTGAACAATGGGCTCCGAATAACATCCTGCTATCATTGCACTCTTCGACAGACTGAGCCATCACAATACATGGGTCTGGCGCAGTGCGGTGCGATTCAGACGCTGCTTTAAGGGCAGGCAACATGGCACGCCAGCCTCTGAATCTGAAGGGTTTTACAAATCCTGCCGAAGTCGCGCTGAACTCATCGCGAGACTGTTCCAACCCAACCGGCTCCAGTGCCTGAACTGACTGGCATGGATGGATAACGCATCCACCTCAAGACAGCGGCCATTGACTTGTGTGTGCGAATCCGCGATGCAGAAGGTATGTCCACTGGTGGGGGATGCAGAAACGGCTCCTTACCCGGCATCTGATGCTACCAATGACGCTTACAGCATCTCGGGACTACACAGCAGTTGCGCGACGCGGGCCAGCAAGCGACCGGCAGCGCCGCCGTCCAGGACGCGATGATCGAAGCTCAGCGTCAAGTTAGCTTCCATCACCGGCACGAACTGGCCTGTCGCAACGTCCCAATTAGGCATCCGGCGGGCTGCGCCCATCCCCAGCACCAAAGTTTGCTCCGGTAGAGGAATCGGCGTGGCCCACGTCAGTCCGAAGGTGCCGAAGTTGGTGACCGTGGCGATGGACCCGCCCGTAGCCTCGGCCGGCAGTTTGCGCTGGCGCGCCAACTCAACCAATTCATCGTAGTGTTGGACCAGGTCCTTGAGCAGCCTTTCATCCGCGTTGCGGATCACCGGAACCAGCACCCCTTCTTCCGCCTCGACGGCAAAGCCGACATCAATCGCGGTTGGATGGACGATTTTGTTGCCAATAAGCCGCCCGGCGGGAGCACTGTTCTCCGCCAGTGCCAGAGCCAGGGCGCGCAACGCATAGAGCGCAGGACCAGGCTTCGGCTCACATGTCCTGCGATGCTTCAGGAGTGCATCAAAGCATGCGGGCAGCGCGACCGTCGCCAGGGGGCGAGTCCAACTGCGCCGCATGGCATCCGCGACAGCCACACGCATGGAGGAGGCCTGACTCAGTCTATGCTTCTCCAGGTTGGCAATAAACTTCTCAAAGTCCTGGATAGTCACGCGCCCGGCCGCGCCGCTGCCGGGAAGACCGGCCATATCCGCAGCGCCCAGGCCCAACTCCATCATGCGTGCTTTCATGCGCGGGGACATGAAGCTGGCGCCGGAGGTATTCGCCGGAACCGGGAGGCCGCGTACCGTCGGCTCGACACGCTTTTGCCCGCTGCCAGCTTGGGCCCTGCTCGCGGACACGGCGTCCTCGGTCTCGTCGTCTTCCTGTAGGGACGGCGAGGTATCCAGGCCCAAGCGTGCGGCATCCCCCTGACTGGCTTGCAAGTAACCCAGCACTGTGCCAACGGGATAGCTCTCACCCAACTTCACCAAAAACCGCTCCACCCGTCCCGGACACGGGGAAGCCACGTTCATGGTCGCTTTGCTTGTTTCAACTTCAATGATGTCCTCATCCGTTTGCACTTGCTGGCCGACCGGGACGAGCAGGTTGACTACCGTGGCTTCAGCGATGGACTCGCCGAGTTGGGGCATGATGATAGGGATTGAGGGCATGGAAATCAGGCTGCGGGGGTGGAATGATGAACTGACGGAGGAGTGGTATCACGGAGTGATGGGGCCATGGAGTGGCGGGAGAACCGGTGCAACCAGCGTCGAAACCAATCAACGGACCAGCACTCCGGCGCTACAGTTCTCCAATTCGCCATTTCGATCTTCATAGTTGCAGCAGCCGTCGAGCGGCGGCGGCTACGCTGCCCGCCGTCGGACGATGGGCTGCCCAGAGATTCGGATGATACGGGACCGGCGTGTCCTTGGCGTTAAGCCGCTGTGGCGGCGCGTCCAAGAGACCAAAGCCCTCGCTGGCAACCCGCGCGATCACCTCCGCCGTCACGCCGCCCCACGGCCACGCCTCACCGATGCAAAGCAGGCGACCCGTGCGCGCAACTGAAGCCATCACCGTATCCGTATCCAGAGGCTTCACTGAGCGCAGGTCCACGACCTCAAGCTCGGTGCCTTCCGACGCCAACTCATCCGCCACGACCAGCGCCTCGTGGACCATGGCGCTATAGGCCACAATGGTCAGGTCGCGTCCCGCCCGTGCGATCCGCGCCTTACCAGTCGGCATGGCCTCAAGGGGCAGTTGTTCTGCCTTCAAGTGGTAATAGAGATACTTGTGCTCGCAGAATATGACCGGATCGTCAATCGCCACCGCTTCGAGCAGCATACTGTAGGCATCCTCCACCGTGGCGGGAGTCATGACCACCAGCCCCGGGTAATGTGCGTAGATCGCCTCCATGCTCTGGCTGTGAAACGGGCCGCTGCCGGAAGTGCCGCCACAGGGCAGCCGCACTGTAATCGGGCAGGGCACCTTCGTCCGCCAATACAGTGTCGCCGCCTGATTGACGATCTGGTTGAAGGCGGGCGTGGAAAAGTCAGCGAACTGAACTTCGATGATGGGCCGCATCCCCTGGATGGCTGCTCCCACTGCAAGTCCGAGCATGGCATCCTCACTGATAGGCGAGTCAATCACGCGCCCGGGGAACCTCTGCGCCAGGTTCTTCGTCGCCTTGAAGGCGCCGCCGAAAGCACCCACGTCCTGCCCGTAGATGAAAACGCGCGCGTCGTCGGCCAGCGCCCGCGCTTGCGCCTCCCGAATTGCATCAAGATAGGTAATTCTCATCTCTTGATCAAACCGGGTCGTGCCCTTCGCTCAGGTGCTTCGAGGCCAGCGCACACCAGTCCTCCCTGTAGGGATCCGGCCCCGGTTCCCGTTGGACTTTGGCAACGCTCTCCTCAACCTTTTCCACCGCCTCCCGGCGCCAGGCAGCAAGCATCGGGGCGTCCGCCCAGCGGTTCTCGATCAAGCAGTTCTCGGCCAATTTGAGGCAATCCCGCCCGACCGGGGATTGCTTCAACTTCGGATCAATGTAGCCGGCGTCGTCATGCTCGCCGTGACCGCAAAGGCGCAGCAAGCTGGCGACGACCAATTGCGGCCCCTGGCCCCTCCGCGCCTGGCTAACCGCCTCGCCTACCACCTTGAGACAGGCGGACAGGTCGGTCCCGTCCACGTCCTGTCCCTGAATGCCGTAGCCCCCAGCCTTGTCCAGCAGCGAGCGACAGGCGAATTGGCGATCCGTAGGTGTGGAGTACGCGTATTGGTTGTTGGCGACAACCAACACGAGTGGCAGCTTCTCTACGGCAGCCTGGTTTACCGCCTCATGGAAGGCGCCGGTAGAAGTCGCGCCGTCCCCAATGCAGGCGGCGCCAACCGTTCCTCCGACGCCCTTCATCCGGTGGGCTAGCAGGGCGCCATTTACCACGGATATCATAGCGCCCAGATGGCTAATCATGACAAACAGTCCTTCCCTAGGCCGGCCTCGATGGATGTTGCCGTCACGCGCACGCATCGGGCCCAAAGGCGATCCCAGGTAGGTCCGCACCGCATCCAGAATTGGCTCTCCGAAAGCCAACCGCCCAGCCCCGTCGCGAATGAGCGGTGCAAAGATGTCTCCCTTGCGCAAGGCCAGCCCAACCGAAACGCTCAACGCCTCCTGTCCGCGTCCGAGGAAGACCCCGCCATGGATCTTGCCCATGCGATACAGGCTGGCAAATTTGTCGTCAAGGATGCGCGCGAGCAACATCAAACGATATGCTCGCACGTACGTCTCACGAAATGAGGAGGTCTCGTCAACCGCACTGTGGTTGAGCAGAGCGTGAACCATGCGCGGCAATTTACCCGCCCGGACGCCACCGTGGCAATTGTTTCTTTGCATGTCCTGAAACCCGACATGCTTGTCTTGTTGCAGGTCAGCGCCGGCCATGTGATGGTGCGTATCGCCCAAACACAGTTCCGGCGCACTCCGGAAGCCGCTGCCTCTTCGCGACATCGCCGGAAAGAAGAATCAAGTTGGTTCCAGGAGGGGATTGGTGTTGAATGTGCTTGGTAGATGCCAAGTTGCTGCCAATCGAACTTAGCAAGTCACCATTTACTGTGAACGTTAGACGATGAATCCGCCCGCAGCCCACGTCTTGTTGATCGAGGATGATCCGCAAATGCCGGAGGTGCTGTCTGGTTTGTTGCATGGCGACCACATAGACCTGGCCCTGGCACAGGACGCAGCGACCGGTTTGGCGCTGGCACGGGAGAAACGGTTCGACGTGATTCTGCTGGACCTGGGTCTGCCGGACGTCAACGGCTTCGAACTCTTGCGGCAGCTCAAGGAGTCCCCGGAAACGCAATCCGTGCCTGTGATCGTCCTAACCGCCTGGAACAGCACCACGGATAAGCTGCGAGGATTCGAACTGGGCGCAGTGGATTACTTGACCAAACCTTTTGAGCCCGCCGAACTGCGAGCCCGTCTGCGCGCGGTCCTGCGCGCCAAACTTCTGCAAGACGAGCTGACGCAGACCAACCGCGAGCTGCTGACGGCCCGCGTGGCCGCGGAGGGTGCGGCGCGTGCTAAGGCGGCGTTTCTGGCCAACATGAGCCACGAAATCCGCACCCCTATGAACGGGATAATTGCGCTCTCGGGCCTGCTGCTGGAAACCCAACTCACCAACGAGCAGCGGGGATACCTGGAGACAGTCTATTCCAGCAGCGAATCGTTGCTGACAATCATCAATGACATTCTCGACTTCTCGAAAATCGAATCCGGCAAGCTCGAATTGGAGAACCAGCCGTTCGACGTTCGTGCCGCCATCGAAGACGCACTGGACCTGCTAGCCCCCCAGGCGGCGGCAAAGCAGTTGGAGTTAGCATACCAAATGCACGAGAGCATCCCGGCGCGACTGTGCGGCGATGTCACGCGGCTCCGGCAAGTGCTCGTCAACCTGCTCAGCAATGGGGTCAAGTTCACCGCTGCTGGAGAGGTCGAGCTAGTGGTTGAGGTCAT is a genomic window of Candidatus Paceibacterota bacterium containing:
- a CDS encoding TerC family protein, yielding MLALVEITYWHWAGFIACVLVFLALDLGLFHRRAHVVKFREALAWTAVWFSVAMLFAAGLHPLRGPKESLEFLTGYLIELSLSMDNVFVIALIFAYFQIPGQYQHRVLFWGIVGALIMRGLMIGAGAVLISWLHWILYVLGAFVLFTGVKMLFVKTEVHPEKNRVVKWVRKVYPVTTQLDGQKFVTIWKGRKALTPLALVLVMVETTDLIFALDSIPAIFAVTTKPFIVFTSNVFAILGLRSLYFVLAGALDYFRYLKVGLSLVLVFIGIKMLLDPHGGHERWFQVEIPITVSLLVVGGIILISIILSLTVGRQKKSKA
- a CDS encoding DHHA1 domain-containing protein, with protein sequence MKFRWSLASPQPRLAAQLADALRIPPLLAQCLLNRGLTEPNAGAAFLQPRLRQLADPFLLPQMGAAVERLLQARLRNEPLVIFGDYDVDGVTSTALLMEVLGALGCQVRYYLPHRMEEGYGLSQEAVDKCLAQSPTSLLLAVDCGSTASSVIAALRQRGVDVIVLDHHQVGSPTPAAVALVNPQLALPSPSADTRQTPPINPCGSIETCGSFTELCSVGLAFKLAHALLKRARETGLPGASALDLRPLLDLVALGTIADVVPLTGENRILASVGLERLNTTQRPGLAALKKVAQSPARLGTYEVGFQLAPRLNAAGRLETAEEALRLLLARDLAEALPIAQSLDTCNHDRQKIERGIADQVIAAVRTRFNPQTDFAIVEGDPSWHIGVVGIVAARVLQQFYRPTIILGGDGTDLRGSGRSIPGFDLAAALRECAGLLHRQGGHAMAAGLSLPFANLDTFRARFNQIARRTLKPEELQPPLRLDAEIAFAELDLECLAAIDRLRPIGQGNPPVQLLARGLNQQRPPQRMGAEKQHLKLWMTDGHTTHEAVWWGAANEPLPAAPFDLAFAPQINDYNGRRTIQLKVLDWRPAQ
- a CDS encoding 2-oxo acid dehydrogenase subunit E2, which codes for MPSIPIIMPQLGESIAEATVVNLLVPVGQQVQTDEDIIEVETSKATMNVASPCPGRVERFLVKLGESYPVGTVLGYLQASQGDAARLGLDTSPSLQEDDETEDAVSASRAQAGSGQKRVEPTVRGLPVPANTSGASFMSPRMKARMMELGLGAADMAGLPGSGAAGRVTIQDFEKFIANLEKHRLSQASSMRVAVADAMRRSWTRPLATVALPACFDALLKHRRTCEPKPGPALYALRALALALAENSAPAGRLIGNKIVHPTAIDVGFAVEAEEGVLVPVIRNADERLLKDLVQHYDELVELARQRKLPAEATGGSIATVTNFGTFGLTWATPIPLPEQTLVLGMGAARRMPNWDVATGQFVPVMEANLTLSFDHRVLDGGAAGRLLARVAQLLCSPEML
- a CDS encoding thiamine pyrophosphate-dependent dehydrogenase E1 component subunit alpha, which gives rise to MVHALLNHSAVDETSSFRETYVRAYRLMLLARILDDKFASLYRMGKIHGGVFLGRGQEALSVSVGLALRKGDIFAPLIRDGAGRLAFGEPILDAVRTYLGSPLGPMRARDGNIHRGRPREGLFVMISHLGAMISVVNGALLAHRMKGVGGTVGAACIGDGATSTGAFHEAVNQAAVEKLPLVLVVANNQYAYSTPTDRQFACRSLLDKAGGYGIQGQDVDGTDLSACLKVVGEAVSQARRGQGPQLVVASLLRLCGHGEHDDAGYIDPKLKQSPVGRDCLKLAENCLIENRWADAPMLAAWRREAVEKVEESVAKVQREPGPDPYREDWCALASKHLSEGHDPV
- a CDS encoding transketolase C-terminal domain-containing protein, whose translation is MRITYLDAIREAQARALADDARVFIYGQDVGAFGGAFKATKNLAQRFPGRVIDSPISEDAMLGLAVGAAIQGMRPIIEVQFADFSTPAFNQIVNQAATLYWRTKVPCPITVRLPCGGTSGSGPFHSQSMEAIYAHYPGLVVMTPATVEDAYSMLLEAVAIDDPVIFCEHKYLYYHLKAEQLPLEAMPTGKARIARAGRDLTIVAYSAMVHEALVVADELASEGTELEVVDLRSVKPLDTDTVMASVARTGRLLCIGEAWPWGGVTAEVIARVASEGFGLLDAPPQRLNAKDTPVPYHPNLWAAHRPTAGSVAAAARRLLQL
- a CDS encoding deoxyribonuclease IV → MLFGAHCSTAGGIWKALQRCRTIGGHVCQVFVKNNMQWFGKPFARNDLSSYAKELTASHLACVFGHAGYLINLGAPASQNRDRSIQSLIQEIEFATDLRLPFLVLHPGAHLGAGEAAGIKQIAAGLDEVFVATKKSSVRIALENTAGQGTCLGNRVEHLAAIFDRVRKPERLGVCLDTAHFFAAGYDIRTPKGWNAAIREVGSLIGMRQILAFHLNDSKTELSSRVDRHEHIGQGRIGKAAFRHIVNDARFRLHPGCLETPKSDDLHEDVRNLATLRSLVKSNR